The genomic segment AATACACCTGGAACACCGACAAATTGTGGGAGCGAGGCACCAGCACGACTTATGAGTTTCCACACGTTTTGCGCCTCGCTGCTGCTTATCGCATACCGCAGAAGTGGCTGCTGGTTGTCGCCGAGCTGGAGGACAGCAAGGAACAGAATCCGCGCTATCATATGGGCATGGAATTTTCTTATCAAGAGCTGGGCGCTCTTCAACTGGGGCTGGATGACGGCCGTCCCTGTTTCGGACTTTTGTTCGGCACGGAGCTGTTTAATCGCCGCACCACGTTGAATTATGTCTATGTGTTTCCGGATGAAGAACCCGGCGCAGATCATCTGTTCACCTGGGGATTTGATTTTTAATCAAGGGATGGCTTTATGAAATGGACCATGTATTGCAACGCCTTTGGCTTTCTTCTGGCACTCGCCTCTGTGCTGTCGGCTCAGTCCGGCAGCGGCCTGACCGCGCTGCAGATCGGCAGCAGCAGCCGTGCCACCGCGATGGCCGAGGCCGCCACTGCCCTCATTGATGATGCCGCTTCGCCGTTCTGGAATCCGGCCGGGTTGGCCCGGCTTGGCCGACGCCAGTTGCATGTTACCCATAACGCCTGGATTCAGGGCGTCCGCCACGAGGCGTTGGCTGTGGCTTCATCCAGCCGGCGCTGGAGTTGGGGCGTTCATGCTCTGTTGACCAGCGTGGATGACATCGAACAACGCACCATCGCCTCGGAGGAGCCGTTATCCACCTTCTCCAGCCATACCGTTGCCTTGGGCATGACCCTGGCGCGTTCGCTGGGTGAGAAGCTCTCGCTCGGTCTGAACCTTCGCTATCTCTATGAAAAGATCTACACTGAAAGTGCAAACGGTTATAGCGTGGATTTCGGCGCTCAGTATCAGACCCCCTTATCAGGGCTGAGACTGGGTGCAGCGGTGCAAAACCTGGGTTCCACATCCACGCTGTACCTGGAAAAGCTGAATCTGCCGGAAACCATGCGCATCGGCGCCGGCTACACCATCCCTCTGGCTGAGGGCGCTTCGCGCCTGCTGTTGGCTGCGGATTATGTCAAGGTGTTTGACAAGGACAGCTATGTGAACGCAGGTTTAGAGATCTGGCCTCTGGCTATACTGGCCATGCGCGCCGGCTATGCGTCCAATCACAGCAATCGTGACCTGAGCATGGGGTTCGGCCTGGCGTTGAATTCTCTGGTCATGGACTATGCTTATGTACCTTTCAAACAGGGGCTTGGAACTACTCATCAGTTTTCCATAACATTTGATTTTTAAGCGACATTTTACTTGAATAAATCCTTGTAAATAGCTAAAATAATTATATTCCGCCCTGATGGAAAGGAATCGATGATGGCCAAGTACCGTATTGCCATGCTGCCGGGCGATGGCATCGGCAAGGATGTCATGGATGCCTGTCAGATTGTGCTGGACAAGCTCGAGCTGGATGCAGAGTATCTTCCCGGCGACATCGGCTGGAAATTCTGGTGCACGGAAGGAGATCCGCTGCCCAAGCGAACGATTGAGCTGCTGAAAAAAACCGATTGCTGTCTCTTCGGCGCCATCACCTCCAAACCCAAAGAAGAGGCGGAGGCTGAATTAGTCCCTGCGTTGCGCAACAAGGGGTTGGTGTACAGCAGTCCGATCGTACGATTGCGTCAGGAATTCAACCTGGCCACCAATCTGCGTCCCTGCAAAGCCTATGCCGGCAATCCGTTGAACTATCGCGATGACATCGATCTGGTGGTTTTCCGGGAAAACACCGAGGACCTGTACAGCGGCATCGAGTTTTATCCTCTGCCTGATGAAGTGCGCGAGGTGTTGTGCAAACATCAGCCCAAGATGAAGCGCTTCAACCAGGCCGCCAGCGATGAACTGGCGGTTTCTCTGCGCATCATCACACAACAGGCCAGCCGGAATATTGTGCGCAAGGCTTTTGAATATGCACAGCAGCATGGATATAAAAGCGTCACCGTCGTGGAAAAGCCCAATGTGATACGCGAAACCAGCGGTCTGTTTGTCCGCGAGGCGCGCAAGGTCAGCCGCGATTTTCCGGGCATCGCCCTGTGGGAAGCGAACATCGACGCCATGTGCATGTGGCTGATCAAAAATCCGCAGGACTATGGCGTGCTGGTGACCAGCAACATGTTCGGTGACATTATCTCTGATCTGTGCGCGCAGTTGGTGGGCGGATTGGGGTTCAGCTCCAGCGGCAACATCGGCGATACTTATGCGATCTTTGAACCCACCCACGGATCAGCGCCCAAATATGCCGGACAGTACAAGGTCAATCCCACCGCCATGCTGCTCACCGCCAAACTGATGCTGGACTGGTTGGGTGAAAGCGAAATGGCCGGCCGTTTGGAAAATGGGGTGGCTGCTGTGCTGCGTGAAGGCAAAATCGCCACCTATGATATGGGTGGCAAGAGCAGTACGTTGGAGATGGCCCGCGCGGTGGCGGAAAAGCTGTAACACCGCGAAGGGTGCGAATCCCTGTGGCGGCGGGCTGAGAAGGGACGCTTGGGGCGCGCCCTTGTTCCGCAGGACCTCGATGAACAGCGGAATGACAAGTTGCATTCGTCTATGCCTAAACAGGAGAATTGATTGAAAAAGATTAATCTGGCCATCGGCATTCACAACCACCAGCCGGTTGGGAATTTTGATTTTGTTTTTGAACAGGCCTACCAAAAAGCCTATCTGCCGTTTCTCACGGTTCACGAACGTTTTTCGGGCATCAAATTGACCCATCACTTCAGCGGTATTCTGCTGCAGTGGATCAAGGAGAATCATCCAGAGTTCCTGCCCCGGCTGAGGGCGCTGGTGCACAAGGGGCAGGTGGAGATGATGACCGGCGGATTTTACGAACCGATCCTGGCCACTATTTCGGATGCGGATAAAATCGGCCAGATCAAAAAGCTGACCCGCTTCGTCAAGCAAGAGACCGGATGCAATGCCATCGGCGCCTGGGTGGCCGAACGGGTATGGGAGCCGGACCTACCGCAGCCTTTAGCCCAGGCCGGCGTTCGCTACACCGTCATCGACGATGCTCATTTCAAATATGCAGGCCTGGAGGATGCGCAGCTTTCGGGCTATTTTGTCAGCGAGAACAACGGCCATATGGTGGACATTTTTCCCATCAGCGAAAAGCTACGCTACACCATCCCTTTTATGCCGCCGGAGGCCACCATCGACTATCTGGCCGGTCTGGCGGATGAGGACGGTCGGCGGCTGGCGACGTTTGCCGACGACGGCGAAAAGTTCGGCGTATGGCCCAAGACCTATGAGCAGTGCTACGAACAGGGCTGGCTGGAAGCTTTTTTCCGTCTGCTGCAGCA from the bacterium genome contains:
- a CDS encoding UPF0164 family protein produces the protein MKWTMYCNAFGFLLALASVLSAQSGSGLTALQIGSSSRATAMAEAATALIDDAASPFWNPAGLARLGRRQLHVTHNAWIQGVRHEALAVASSSRRWSWGVHALLTSVDDIEQRTIASEEPLSTFSSHTVALGMTLARSLGEKLSLGLNLRYLYEKIYTESANGYSVDFGAQYQTPLSGLRLGAAVQNLGSTSTLYLEKLNLPETMRIGAGYTIPLAEGASRLLLAADYVKVFDKDSYVNAGLEIWPLAILAMRAGYASNHSNRDLSMGFGLALNSLVMDYAYVPFKQGLGTTHQFSITFDF
- a CDS encoding isocitrate/isopropylmalate dehydrogenase family protein: MAKYRIAMLPGDGIGKDVMDACQIVLDKLELDAEYLPGDIGWKFWCTEGDPLPKRTIELLKKTDCCLFGAITSKPKEEAEAELVPALRNKGLVYSSPIVRLRQEFNLATNLRPCKAYAGNPLNYRDDIDLVVFRENTEDLYSGIEFYPLPDEVREVLCKHQPKMKRFNQAASDELAVSLRIITQQASRNIVRKAFEYAQQHGYKSVTVVEKPNVIRETSGLFVREARKVSRDFPGIALWEANIDAMCMWLIKNPQDYGVLVTSNMFGDIISDLCAQLVGGLGFSSSGNIGDTYAIFEPTHGSAPKYAGQYKVNPTAMLLTAKLMLDWLGESEMAGRLENGVAAVLREGKIATYDMGGKSSTLEMARAVAEKL